TCCGGGATGGGCACGCACAGGTTCTTCGGAACGCATGCGTACGTTGCATGGAGGGCGTATCCTCCTCCCATACACGCGACGCGCATGCCTACCTCAAATTCATCGCATCCCTCGCCGAGGGCAACGATAACACCGGCGTTGCTATAGCCGAAGGGTTGCGCGGGCGCATCGGGCTTCGGATGCGCACGGCGCGCTTTGACGCCTCCCATTTCCGTGCCGGGGCTTATGAGCGACGCATACACCTCCACTAGCACCTCGCCCCGCCCTGGGGAAGGCATCGGACCTTCCTCAACGACGATCTGACCGTCGCCGGTAATAGCCGCATATCTCCTCGTTTTGGGAACCATCATATGCTCCTCCCTATTCCTTAGTCCCTCTGACGTATCCTCAATCAACCACCGGCTTGGAGGAATTCAAGCACGGCTTTGTTGAACTGGGTGTAACGTTCGATCTGTGGGGCGTGGCCGCATCCTTCGAAGATGATCAACTTTGCGTTTTTTATCCTGTGGTAAGCGGCATAGGCATATCTGACAGAGATGACCCTATCTTCCTCGCCCCATACTATCAACACGGGCATCGAAAGCTCGTGAAGTCTATTGATGAGGACGTATCGCCTTTTGATTCCCCAAAGGCTTACCCCGTTTCGTATGACTGAGAGGAAGGGATGTTTGATTCCCGGAAGCTTCGAGATACGGTATGCCTCCTCAACCCAATCGTCCGTCAGAAATTTCGGGTCGTAAAAGGAACTGCTCAATGCCCTGCGTAGCTCCTCCTTTGATCCCTTGCCGATCAGCACTCTCCCCAACAAAGGTATGGAGAGAATCCTCAATCCCCAGCTTACGTCCCTACCTATGAGGGCGGGATCGACGAGGACGAGCTTTTCGACCCTATCGGGATGTGAAAGGGCGAAATAGAGGGCTATCCCGCCACCTAGGGAGTTCCCGATGAGAACCGCCCGTTTGATACCGAGCGTGTTGAGGAATCCAAGCAGAAAAGCATCGAATGTCTCCACATCATACTTTATCCTGGGTTTATCCGATCTACCGAATCCTATCAGATCCGGTGCGTAGACGGAGAAACGTTTGGCGAGAACGGGGATGTTATATAGCCAGCTTTCGGCGAAAACCCCCAGACCATGGAGTAAAACCATCGGATCGCCCTGCCCGGCATGAAGGTATCTGATCCGATAGCCATCCACATTCACATATCGCTCCTCAACCTGGCTTTTGAGCTCATTAAGCGGTATGGGATGGTTTTCGGCAGCATTTATGACGAGG
The genomic region above belongs to Candidatus Poribacteria bacterium and contains:
- a CDS encoding alpha/beta fold hydrolase, whose translation is MNLILLAILVINAAENHPIPLNELKSQVEERYVNVDGYRIRYLHAGQGDPMVLLHGLGVFAESWLYNIPVLAKRFSVYAPDLIGFGRSDKPRIKYDVETFDAFLLGFLNTLGIKRAVLIGNSLGGGIALYFALSHPDRVEKLVLVDPALIGRDVSWGLRILSIPLLGRVLIGKGSKEELRRALSSSFYDPKFLTDDWVEEAYRISKLPGIKHPFLSVIRNGVSLWGIKRRYVLINRLHELSMPVLIVWGEEDRVISVRYAYAAYHRIKNAKLIIFEGCGHAPQIERYTQFNKAVLEFLQAGG